The Marinilongibacter aquaticus genome has a window encoding:
- a CDS encoding TonB-dependent receptor domain-containing protein — translation MSFKNGLKILAFCFLSVSAFAQGANEKKGNATISGTIIDSTSKSPVEFAAVALWNASKAIDGTLTDTQGAFKFQNVAKGTYKVLVSSIGYKAQSIENVVISSDNQKLDLGNLTLSSDNIQLDEVKVVGQAALVEDKIDRLVYNADKDISNRGGTAENVLRKVPMLSVDLDGNVELRGSENVRVLINNKPSSIFASSVGEALQQIPADQIKSVEVITAPSARYDGEGTAGIVNIILKKNTLAGVTGSVSTGVGFMGSFLNGNLNMRDRKWGISLNGGGRYSYNFKSTGENTRTSVVDGETTFLNQTSDNRGNWHHGSYRATFDYDFDENTNFTISYSRRGRGSGSKGDQYTILRDINDAIIYDKTRYIDQKGLSNSNDLDFTFQKKYKNPDQELRIRGQYSQNNTISDYIADQNEAPSDSSKNKGFDREYEVRLDYVQPLGEKVKWEMGGRVELGESSSNGRFYSYNSDLNRFELNNSRSNTLDYFKNEYAVYSSFTVELPQKWGLQAGARYEKTTIDATFSEDSNVDIPGYNNLLPSVILSKRFEKGGSVRGSYTQRIQRPSIRYLNPFTNYSNTTNISSGNPYLSPELVDMFEVAYNMYVKRNSFNFSLYTRLENNSITQLNRVIMMDGVSITETTYDNIGVNRSYGLDFSYNLNPTQKLRIGGGLSPNYAYMATDVRSGEGWNMSARLNSSYSFEHGWAASLFAFYRSPRVRLQGTENGFYFHGITVKKDINERGSIGFGLENPFVKSINFKSSSSDFTNPEATYTQVNTSQMFRRSVRLDFQYRFGKLENDGKGLFNRRRGGNDDDRREDDGDGQMMR, via the coding sequence ATGAGTTTTAAAAATGGACTAAAGATTTTAGCTTTCTGTTTTTTGTCGGTTTCGGCATTCGCACAAGGGGCGAATGAGAAAAAAGGAAACGCCACTATTTCAGGAACAATCATCGATTCAACATCGAAATCACCGGTGGAATTTGCCGCGGTGGCTCTCTGGAATGCGAGTAAGGCTATAGACGGAACGCTCACCGATACGCAGGGGGCGTTCAAATTTCAAAATGTGGCCAAAGGAACCTACAAGGTGCTCGTATCTTCTATTGGTTACAAAGCCCAATCTATAGAAAACGTGGTGATTTCAAGCGACAACCAAAAGCTTGATTTGGGCAATCTGACTTTATCGAGTGATAATATTCAGCTCGATGAGGTGAAAGTTGTTGGGCAGGCCGCTTTGGTGGAAGATAAAATAGACCGATTGGTTTACAATGCAGACAAAGACATTTCGAACCGAGGAGGGACAGCTGAAAACGTATTGCGTAAAGTGCCCATGCTGAGTGTTGACTTGGATGGAAATGTGGAGTTGAGAGGAAGTGAGAATGTGCGGGTGCTCATCAACAACAAGCCTTCGAGTATTTTTGCCAGTAGTGTGGGCGAGGCCTTGCAGCAAATACCTGCGGACCAGATTAAATCTGTGGAGGTAATTACTGCACCGAGTGCCCGATACGATGGGGAAGGTACTGCGGGCATCGTGAATATCATCCTTAAAAAGAATACGTTGGCGGGTGTAACTGGCTCTGTTTCTACGGGAGTGGGTTTTATGGGCTCGTTTTTGAACGGGAACTTGAACATGCGTGATAGAAAATGGGGGATTTCGTTGAATGGCGGTGGACGTTATTCTTACAATTTCAAGAGCACTGGAGAAAACACCCGAACCAGTGTGGTGGATGGCGAAACCACATTTTTGAACCAAACAAGCGACAACCGTGGGAATTGGCATCATGGAAGCTACCGTGCGACTTTTGATTATGATTTTGACGAGAATACCAATTTCACCATCAGCTATTCGAGAAGAGGGAGAGGAAGCGGCAGCAAAGGTGACCAGTATACGATTTTGAGAGATATCAACGATGCAATTATTTATGATAAAACGCGATATATCGATCAAAAGGGTTTGAGCAATTCGAATGATTTGGATTTCACGTTTCAGAAAAAATATAAAAATCCGGATCAGGAGTTGAGAATTCGCGGACAGTATTCGCAGAACAACACAATCAGCGACTACATTGCTGATCAAAACGAAGCCCCTTCCGATAGCAGTAAAAACAAAGGCTTCGATAGAGAGTATGAAGTACGTTTGGATTATGTGCAGCCTTTGGGCGAAAAAGTGAAATGGGAAATGGGTGGCCGTGTCGAATTGGGCGAATCGTCTTCAAATGGCCGTTTCTATAGCTACAACTCCGATCTGAACAGATTCGAATTGAACAACAGCCGCTCGAATACATTGGATTATTTCAAAAACGAATATGCGGTGTATTCTTCCTTTACTGTAGAATTGCCGCAGAAATGGGGTTTGCAAGCGGGTGCTCGCTACGAGAAGACCACAATCGATGCGACGTTCTCTGAAGATAGCAATGTGGACATTCCTGGATACAATAACTTGTTGCCGAGTGTGATCCTATCAAAGCGTTTCGAGAAAGGCGGTTCTGTTCGCGGAAGTTATACCCAAAGAATTCAAAGACCCTCTATTCGTTACCTAAATCCTTTCACAAACTATTCGAATACAACGAACATTTCTTCTGGAAACCCTTATCTATCGCCAGAATTGGTGGATATGTTCGAAGTAGCTTACAATATGTATGTGAAACGCAATTCGTTCAACTTTTCACTGTACACACGTTTGGAAAACAACAGCATTACACAGCTGAACCGCGTGATCATGATGGATGGTGTGAGTATTACAGAAACGACCTACGACAACATTGGGGTAAACAGAAGCTACGGACTTGATTTTTCGTATAATTTGAACCCAACACAGAAACTGAGAATTGGTGGAGGTTTGAGCCCGAATTATGCGTATATGGCTACGGATGTCCGCAGTGGAGAAGGTTGGAATATGAGTGCCCGCTTGAACTCCTCGTATTCTTTCGAGCACGGCTGGGCGGCTTCTTTGTTTGCCTTTTATCGTTCGCCACGTGTGCGTTTGCAGGGTACGGAAAATGGTTTCTATTTTCACGGCATAACGGTGAAAAAGGACATCAACGAGAGAGGAAGTATCGGTTTTGGCTTGGAAAACCCTTTTGTGAAGAGTATAAACTTCAAATCGAGTTCGTCGGATTTTACGAATCCAGAAGCGACGTACACCCAAGTAAACACAAGCCAGATGTTTAGACGCAGTGTGCGTTTGGATTTCCAATACCGATTTGGAAAGTTGGAAAACGACGGGAAAGGTTTGTTTAACAGAAGACGTGGAGGAAACGACGACGACAGAAGAGAAGACGATGGCGATGGCCAAATGATGCGTTAA
- a CDS encoding peptide chain release factor 3, giving the protein MSFQKELQKRRTFAIIAHPDAGKTTLTEKLLLFGGAIQTAGAVKSNKIKKSTTSDFMEIEKQRGISVATSVMTFEYRDLKINILDTPGHKDFAEDTYRTLTAVDSVILVIDCVKGVEEQTEKLMEVCRMRDTPVIIFVNKLDREGQNPFDLLDELEQKLNISARPITWPVNGGRTFKGVYHLLEKQMNFFAVNKTRLEEDIFKYDIDSEELRSKIGNQDADQLQEDVELIEGVYEPFDREPYLKGQLAPVFFGSAVSNFGVMELLDTFCDISPLPISRQTDVREVIPTENTFSGFVFKIHANIDPKHRDRIAFLRVCSGVFERSKFYEHVRLHKKLRFSNPYMFMADSKNVVEEAFPGDVVGLYDTGNFKIGDTLTEGEELQFTGIPSFSPELFREVINADPMKTKQLEKGVQQLSEEGVAQLFTIQPGNRKIIGTVGELQFEVIQHRLLNEYGAKCRFEAKPYSKACWLTSENPEALADFVRLKSNFIAYDKDENPVFLAETDWILRMNIENNPDVHFHTTSEFKVKA; this is encoded by the coding sequence ATGAGTTTCCAAAAAGAACTTCAGAAACGACGCACATTTGCCATCATTGCTCACCCCGATGCGGGGAAAACAACATTGACCGAAAAACTCCTTCTTTTTGGGGGGGCGATCCAAACGGCCGGTGCGGTAAAGTCGAATAAAATCAAAAAATCGACGACATCCGATTTCATGGAAATCGAAAAACAAAGGGGTATTTCAGTGGCCACTTCCGTGATGACCTTCGAGTATCGTGATCTGAAAATAAACATTCTGGATACACCGGGGCACAAAGATTTTGCAGAAGACACTTACCGTACGCTTACGGCTGTCGATAGTGTGATTTTGGTTATCGATTGCGTAAAAGGTGTGGAGGAGCAAACCGAAAAACTGATGGAGGTGTGCAGAATGCGTGACACTCCCGTAATCATTTTCGTGAACAAACTCGACCGCGAAGGACAAAACCCCTTCGACTTGCTCGATGAATTGGAACAGAAACTCAATATCAGTGCTAGACCCATCACTTGGCCCGTGAACGGTGGGCGTACTTTCAAGGGGGTTTACCACCTGCTTGAAAAACAAATGAATTTCTTTGCCGTAAACAAAACCAGACTGGAAGAGGATATTTTCAAATACGACATCGATTCGGAAGAACTTCGGAGCAAAATTGGCAATCAAGATGCCGATCAGCTGCAAGAAGATGTGGAGCTGATTGAAGGCGTGTACGAGCCCTTCGATCGCGAACCTTATTTAAAAGGCCAGTTGGCTCCTGTTTTTTTTGGTAGTGCAGTAAGCAATTTTGGTGTAATGGAACTCTTGGACACATTCTGTGATATCAGTCCCTTACCGATTTCGAGACAAACGGACGTTCGCGAAGTTATTCCCACCGAAAACACATTCAGCGGCTTTGTATTTAAAATACATGCCAATATCGACCCCAAGCACCGAGACCGCATTGCATTTTTACGCGTATGCAGTGGTGTGTTTGAAAGAAGCAAGTTTTACGAACACGTGCGTTTGCACAAGAAATTGCGTTTCTCCAACCCATACATGTTTATGGCCGATTCGAAAAATGTGGTAGAAGAAGCCTTTCCCGGCGATGTGGTTGGCCTTTACGATACCGGTAATTTCAAAATTGGCGATACACTTACGGAAGGCGAAGAACTCCAATTTACAGGAATCCCAAGCTTTTCGCCCGAACTTTTCCGCGAGGTCATCAATGCAGACCCAATGAAAACGAAGCAACTGGAAAAAGGCGTTCAACAATTGTCGGAAGAAGGCGTTGCTCAACTTTTCACCATTCAGCCGGGAAACAGGAAAATCATCGGTACCGTGGGCGAGCTGCAATTTGAGGTGATCCAACACCGCCTTTTGAATGAGTACGGAGCCAAATGCCGTTTTGAAGCCAAACCTTATTCCAAAGCCTGCTGGCTTACCAGTGAAAATCCCGAAGCTTTGGCCGATTTCGTTCGCCTAAAGAGTAATTTCATTGCGTACGACAAAGACGAAAACCCTGTTTTTCTTGCCGAAACCGACTGGATTCTACGCATGAATATAGAAAACAACCCCGATGTGCATTTCCATACCACTTCGGAGTTTAAAGTAAAGGCCTAA
- a CDS encoding alanine dehydrogenase produces the protein MPESLAKSSLYQSLIEPQEKTQALGERAKSLFIGLPKELAETENRICLTPDAVSVLVRNGHEVVVEKGAGEASHFSDQEYSEAGASIAYSPDKVFEANIILKVNPPTEQELALCKPGSTIFSAVQFTNQKRAYFEGLVNKKMTAVAFESLQDKVGNFPIVRAMSEIAGSMSILIASEYLSGGQGTLLGGLDGIPPTSVVIIGAGTVGEFAARTAIGLGADIKVFDMHLYRLQRLRYTLGQHIYTSIIDSQNLAGALRNADVVVAGLRAEKGFSPMVVTEEMVKQMKENAVVVDVAIDQGGCVETSELTTHRRPTFTKHGVIHYAVPNIASRVGKTASQSLSNIFTPIFLKMGRLGGVDEMILSNQWFLKGVYAFKGNITHQHIARKFDLRHRDLRLLLAARI, from the coding sequence ATGCCAGAAAGTCTTGCAAAAAGCAGCCTTTACCAATCTTTGATTGAACCTCAAGAAAAGACACAAGCTTTGGGAGAACGTGCCAAGAGTTTGTTCATCGGTTTGCCAAAAGAATTGGCCGAAACAGAAAATAGAATTTGCCTTACGCCGGATGCGGTTTCGGTATTGGTTCGCAATGGCCACGAAGTGGTGGTGGAAAAGGGAGCGGGAGAAGCATCGCACTTTTCAGATCAAGAATACAGTGAAGCTGGTGCCAGTATTGCCTATTCGCCAGATAAGGTTTTCGAAGCAAACATTATCCTAAAGGTAAATCCGCCGACAGAACAAGAGTTGGCCTTGTGCAAACCAGGATCTACAATTTTTTCGGCTGTTCAGTTTACCAATCAAAAAAGAGCATATTTCGAAGGCTTGGTCAATAAGAAAATGACCGCGGTAGCCTTTGAATCTTTGCAAGATAAAGTGGGGAATTTTCCCATTGTCAGGGCCATGAGCGAAATCGCCGGCAGTATGTCCATTTTAATTGCGTCGGAATACCTGAGCGGTGGGCAGGGCACACTGCTGGGTGGTTTGGATGGGATTCCGCCAACCAGCGTAGTGATTATCGGAGCGGGCACTGTGGGCGAGTTTGCTGCACGGACGGCTATTGGCTTGGGGGCGGATATCAAAGTTTTCGATATGCATTTGTATCGTCTTCAACGCCTTCGCTATACTTTGGGGCAACACATTTACACCTCCATTATCGATTCGCAAAACCTGGCCGGAGCCTTGAGGAATGCCGATGTGGTGGTGGCGGGTTTACGTGCCGAAAAGGGTTTTTCTCCCATGGTGGTAACGGAAGAAATGGTGAAACAGATGAAAGAGAATGCAGTTGTGGTGGATGTGGCCATCGATCAAGGAGGCTGTGTGGAAACCAGTGAATTGACGACACACCGCAGGCCCACTTTTACCAAACACGGCGTAATTCACTATGCCGTGCCGAATATCGCCTCGCGGGTGGGGAAAACGGCGAGCCAAAGCCTGAGCAATATTTTTACGCCCATTTTCTTGAAAATGGGCCGATTGGGCGGAGTGGATGAAATGATATTATCGAACCAATGGTTTTTGAAAGGCGTTTATGCTTTCAAAGGGAATATCACGCATCAGCATATTGCCCGTAAATTTGATCTGCGACACCGTGACCTCAGGTTGCTGCTGGCCGCACGTATCTAA
- the tsaE gene encoding tRNA (adenosine(37)-N6)-threonylcarbamoyltransferase complex ATPase subunit type 1 TsaE — MEKAFQEIAPEQWQEVARALLVFGERCKVWTLNGQLGAGKTSLVKALCKELGVLAKVQSPTFSIVNVYDTEDEEEVYHFDCYRLKNTEEALDFGIEEYFESGQLCFVEWPDNVNALLPEPYLEIEIQAEKPESRNLTAKIVG; from the coding sequence ATGGAGAAAGCTTTTCAGGAAATTGCTCCAGAGCAATGGCAAGAGGTAGCGAGAGCACTGCTCGTGTTTGGCGAACGATGCAAAGTATGGACATTGAATGGCCAATTGGGAGCCGGCAAAACCAGCTTGGTAAAAGCCTTGTGCAAAGAGCTTGGCGTATTGGCCAAGGTGCAAAGCCCAACTTTCTCCATTGTCAATGTATACGATACAGAGGATGAGGAAGAGGTATATCATTTCGACTGCTACAGGCTTAAGAATACAGAAGAGGCTCTTGATTTTGGTATCGAGGAGTATTTCGAATCGGGGCAACTGTGTTTTGTGGAATGGCCCGACAATGTCAATGCACTCTTGCCCGAACCCTATTTAGAAATTGAAATTCAAGCCGAAAAGCCCGAGTCACGGAACCTGACGGCCAAAATTGTTGGATAA
- a CDS encoding penicillin-binding transpeptidase domain-containing protein, with amino-acid sequence MLESRKQVILFFFFTIGIIYLSRLFYIQIVDPKYRSIEATNAIKRQIEVPLRGQIYDRNHKLLVQNREVYNMYVTPREVTKLDTNMFCKVFRISRGYFDSTMHEAIDYSRNRASLFLRQLSKEEFARVADVMVNFKGFSFEQSFFRTYPAHTLANALGYIGEIPKKQYDNQEQMYYRKGDYIGLSGIEREYEEELRGIRGVKFTLMDVHGADKGSYEHGNFDTTAVVGQDLYSSIDIQLQQLADSLFQNKVGAVVAIEPKTGEILAMGSYPTYDPNLLSGKAFSKNYLELVKDPDKPTFNRAISSFYRPGSTFKLIQALIGQQQGVINLHTSFIGAYSPMGCHGHGMHHMANLNNAVQFSCNPYFYNVFKKIIENTSERNPFIGAREGLTRWHDMVEKFGFGTKLGIDLPGEKSQLLPNLSLYDKYYGEDRWKFSNIYSLSIGEGELGLDVLKLANMAASIANKGYWITPHLIRGVGEDRKNMKSERVEVHQTGVNPQYFENIYDGMQKVIEAGTARQAYIPDIAILGKTGTSQNKRGRDHAIFVAFAPRENPKIAIAAVVENAGFGGSSSGPIASLMIEKYLKGKIERRALAERMMNTSYKTVAAQKAAAK; translated from the coding sequence ATGCTTGAAAGTAGAAAACAAGTTATTTTATTTTTCTTTTTTACCATCGGAATCATCTATCTGAGTCGCCTTTTTTACATTCAGATTGTGGATCCGAAATACCGGTCCATTGAGGCTACAAATGCCATCAAACGACAGATTGAAGTGCCCCTGCGTGGACAGATTTACGACCGCAATCATAAACTGCTTGTGCAAAACAGAGAAGTGTACAATATGTATGTGACACCGCGGGAAGTGACCAAGCTCGACACCAATATGTTCTGCAAAGTTTTCCGCATTTCGAGAGGATATTTCGACAGTACAATGCACGAAGCTATCGACTATTCTAGAAACCGGGCTTCTTTGTTTCTTCGCCAATTGTCGAAAGAAGAATTTGCCCGTGTGGCCGATGTGATGGTGAATTTCAAGGGCTTTTCTTTCGAGCAGTCTTTCTTTCGTACCTACCCCGCCCATACTTTGGCCAACGCTCTCGGATACATAGGAGAAATTCCGAAAAAGCAGTACGACAACCAAGAGCAGATGTATTATCGAAAAGGCGATTACATCGGACTTTCGGGTATAGAAAGAGAATACGAAGAAGAGCTTCGCGGAATACGCGGGGTGAAATTCACGCTCATGGATGTGCACGGAGCAGACAAGGGCTCGTATGAACATGGCAATTTCGATACTACGGCCGTGGTGGGGCAAGACCTTTACTCTTCTATAGATATTCAATTGCAGCAATTGGCCGATAGCCTGTTCCAAAACAAAGTGGGGGCCGTGGTGGCCATCGAACCCAAAACCGGAGAGATTTTGGCCATGGGTTCTTATCCAACCTACGATCCGAATTTGCTTTCGGGAAAAGCCTTTTCGAAAAATTACCTTGAATTGGTGAAAGACCCCGACAAACCCACATTCAACAGAGCCATCTCGTCCTTTTACCGTCCGGGATCGACCTTTAAATTGATTCAAGCCCTTATTGGCCAGCAACAGGGCGTAATCAATTTGCACACTTCGTTTATCGGAGCTTACTCACCCATGGGTTGCCACGGGCACGGCATGCACCATATGGCCAACCTGAACAATGCGGTACAATTTTCTTGCAATCCGTACTTCTATAATGTATTCAAGAAAATCATCGAAAACACGTCGGAAAGAAATCCTTTCATCGGTGCACGTGAAGGACTTACGCGTTGGCACGATATGGTGGAGAAATTTGGTTTCGGCACAAAGCTCGGCATTGACCTGCCCGGCGAGAAAAGTCAATTACTGCCCAACTTAAGCCTGTACGATAAATACTATGGCGAAGACCGCTGGAAATTCTCGAATATTTATTCACTCTCCATTGGCGAAGGCGAATTGGGGCTGGATGTGCTCAAACTCGCCAATATGGCTGCTTCAATTGCCAACAAAGGCTATTGGATCACCCCGCACCTGATTCGAGGCGTGGGCGAAGACCGAAAAAATATGAAATCTGAGCGTGTGGAAGTGCACCAAACGGGCGTAAATCCACAATACTTCGAAAACATCTACGACGGCATGCAAAAGGTAATTGAAGCCGGTACCGCCAGACAAGCCTACATTCCAGACATTGCCATTCTTGGAAAAACAGGCACATCGCAAAACAAACGAGGACGCGACCACGCCATTTTCGTGGCTTTTGCTCCCCGAGAGAACCCCAAAATCGCCATTGCCGCTGTAGTGGAAAACGCAGGCTTCGGCGGCTCTTCTTCTGGGCCCATTGCCTCGTTGATGATCGAAAAATACCTGAAAGGAAAAATAGAGCGTAGAGCTTTGGCCGAACGCATGATGAACACAAGTTACAAGACAGTAGCCGCACAAAAGGCCGCAGCAAAATAA
- the rodA gene encoding rod shape-determining protein RodA, which yields MAREINIRRGVDWITVLLYLSLVLIGYFNIYAAVYNPEDPITILSLSHNAGRQLMFMGLAVIIITLILFIDYKVYESFAYIFYAFMILLLIATIFIGADIKGSHSWIKIGTFSIQPAEFAKLATSLALARYLSSTNVNLKRFRDTWKAALLILLPPIIIILQKETGSALTFAIFIVVLYREGLPGLFPALFLSVVALLILTLLYPKLYIIIGLVVLALFVWQFVFTKRDRNRQNFFKITGIVVLFSLFSVGVDFFINDILQPHQQKRIQTLVDPDADPLGAGWNVTQSKIAIGSGGIIGKGYLQGTQTKFDFVPEQSTDFIFCTIGEEWGFLGSIILISLFLALLSRILYLAELQRDRFARIYGYCVASIIFFHLLVNIGMTIGLMPVIGIPLPLISYGGSSLWSFTILLFIFLKLDAHRSFKV from the coding sequence ATGGCAAGAGAAATAAACATTCGAAGAGGTGTAGACTGGATTACCGTTTTACTGTATTTGTCTTTGGTTCTTATAGGCTACTTCAATATTTATGCGGCGGTATACAATCCGGAAGACCCCATTACTATCCTGTCGCTCTCGCACAATGCAGGTCGCCAGTTGATGTTCATGGGCTTGGCTGTGATCATTATTACGCTCATACTTTTTATCGATTATAAAGTTTACGAGAGCTTTGCATACATTTTTTATGCGTTCATGATCTTGCTGCTCATCGCTACGATCTTTATAGGAGCCGATATCAAAGGCTCGCATTCTTGGATCAAGATCGGCACATTCTCTATTCAACCTGCCGAATTCGCCAAACTGGCCACCTCTTTGGCCTTGGCTCGGTATTTAAGCTCGACGAATGTGAATCTCAAAAGGTTTAGAGACACCTGGAAAGCAGCCTTGCTTATTTTGCTCCCGCCCATCATTATCATTTTGCAAAAAGAAACCGGCTCGGCACTTACTTTTGCTATTTTCATCGTGGTACTTTACAGAGAAGGGCTACCTGGGCTTTTTCCTGCACTCTTTCTTTCTGTGGTCGCCTTGCTCATTCTTACCCTGCTTTACCCAAAACTTTACATCATTATAGGATTGGTGGTTTTGGCTTTATTCGTGTGGCAATTCGTATTCACCAAAAGAGATCGAAATCGACAGAATTTCTTTAAAATAACGGGAATAGTGGTGCTGTTTTCCCTTTTCTCTGTAGGTGTCGATTTCTTCATCAACGATATTCTTCAACCACACCAACAAAAACGTATTCAGACTTTGGTCGATCCAGATGCAGACCCATTGGGAGCAGGATGGAATGTAACCCAATCGAAAATTGCAATCGGCTCGGGTGGAATTATCGGAAAAGGTTATTTGCAAGGCACGCAAACCAAATTCGATTTCGTGCCCGAACAATCAACCGATTTTATTTTCTGTACCATTGGTGAAGAATGGGGCTTTCTAGGCAGCATTATACTCATTAGCCTTTTCCTTGCCCTGCTTTCGCGAATACTTTATCTCGCCGAATTGCAGCGGGATCGGTTTGCCCGTATTTACGGTTATTGCGTGGCCTCCATTATCTTTTTCCATTTGCTGGTCAATATTGGGATGACCATCGGCCTTATGCCGGTAATCGGTATTCCTTTGCCCCTGATAAGCTACGGAGGCTCCTCTTTGTGGTCGTTTACCATTTTGTTGTTCATTTTCCTGAAACTCGACGCACACCGCAGTTTTAAAGTCTAA
- a CDS encoding SAM-dependent methyltransferase, translated as MPTLYLMPSLLAENQQHFSLPPAIADKVAEINVFFVENIKTARRFISSLKTGKVIDEIQFIELTKKTSFDDVFEAVSNLSEDAAILSEAGCPGIADPGALAVEVAHQLDIEVIPMVGPSSILLALMASGFNGQSFAFHGYLPIDKKARVQRLKELERIAHQSKQTQLFMETPYRNNQMLDSIVKNCNPNTRLTISVNLTAPDGFSKTYSIEKWKTLTQVDLHKKPAIFGFG; from the coding sequence ATGCCTACACTCTATCTCATGCCCAGCCTTTTGGCCGAAAATCAGCAACATTTCAGTTTGCCACCCGCCATTGCCGATAAGGTTGCCGAAATTAATGTGTTTTTTGTCGAGAACATCAAAACAGCGAGGAGGTTTATATCCAGCCTGAAAACAGGAAAAGTTATTGATGAAATCCAATTCATAGAGTTGACAAAGAAAACGTCATTCGATGACGTGTTTGAAGCCGTTTCCAATTTAAGCGAAGACGCTGCCATTCTTTCCGAGGCCGGTTGCCCGGGCATTGCAGACCCCGGAGCATTGGCCGTAGAAGTGGCTCATCAGTTGGATATCGAGGTCATCCCCATGGTTGGCCCCTCTTCCATCCTCTTGGCCCTTATGGCCTCGGGCTTCAACGGACAAAGTTTTGCATTCCACGGTTATCTTCCGATAGACAAAAAGGCTCGCGTACAACGCCTAAAAGAATTGGAACGGATTGCCCATCAATCGAAGCAAACCCAGCTTTTCATGGAAACGCCTTACCGAAACAACCAAATGCTCGATTCGATTGTAAAAAACTGCAATCCAAATACCCGACTGACCATTTCCGTAAACCTCACCGCACCAGACGGTTTTTCAAAAACCTACAGTATAGAGAAATGGAAAACCTTGACACAAGTTGATTTGCATAAAAAGCCAGCCATTTTTGGTTTTGGTTGA
- the aat gene encoding leucyl/phenylalanyl-tRNA--protein transferase: MAYMNGIFPMADESGEMYWYSPDPRAIIPIQSYKPSKSLRPVLNQKKFVIKTDQRFEEVVRACASPRFEGDATWISEEIVEMYTALHRLGYAHSVEAYADGLLVGGLYGVHIGAVFFGESMFHTVSNASKVAFHYLIQILRENNFSLLDTQFINDNVLRYGAIEIPREEYLQKLERALQETSHFLL, translated from the coding sequence ATGGCTTATATGAACGGGATTTTCCCGATGGCCGATGAAAGTGGAGAAATGTATTGGTACAGCCCAGACCCACGAGCCATTATTCCCATTCAGAGCTACAAGCCCTCGAAATCACTTCGGCCCGTGTTGAATCAAAAGAAATTCGTGATCAAGACCGATCAGCGTTTCGAAGAAGTGGTGCGTGCCTGTGCAAGCCCGCGTTTCGAAGGCGATGCGACATGGATTTCGGAAGAGATTGTCGAAATGTACACGGCTTTGCACCGTTTGGGCTATGCCCATTCTGTGGAGGCCTATGCCGACGGTTTACTGGTCGGTGGCCTTTACGGTGTACATATTGGTGCGGTTTTTTTTGGAGAATCGATGTTTCATACTGTCTCAAACGCCTCGAAGGTGGCCTTTCATTATTTGATTCAGATTTTAAGGGAAAACAACTTCAGTTTGCTCGATACCCAATTCATCAACGACAATGTGCTGCGGTACGGGGCCATTGAAATTCCAAGAGAGGAGTATTTGCAAAAATTAGAAAGGGCTTTGCAAGAAACGAGCCATTTCCTGCTTTAA
- the pyrR gene encoding bifunctional pyr operon transcriptional regulator/uracil phosphoribosyltransferase PyrR: MNKKRLILSQPLFDIILARLSQEIIENHGRMQDTVLVGLQPRGVFLADRIVQKLSESLGKEIVYGKLDATFYRDDFRRRDSPLRPNSTEINFVIENKKVILVDDVLATGRMVRAAIDALQAFGRPQKIELLCLIDRSYNRDLPIQPDYSGKRVNTQESQRVLVEWTEQGNKADKIWLIG, from the coding sequence ATGAATAAAAAACGACTGATATTAAGTCAGCCCTTGTTTGATATTATTCTGGCCCGTTTGTCGCAAGAGATAATCGAAAACCACGGTCGAATGCAAGATACCGTCTTGGTGGGATTACAGCCTCGAGGCGTTTTTTTGGCCGATAGGATTGTACAAAAACTGAGCGAATCTTTGGGAAAGGAGATTGTGTATGGCAAATTGGATGCTACTTTCTACCGCGACGATTTCCGGAGACGGGATTCTCCTTTACGCCCGAACAGCACAGAAATCAACTTTGTGATTGAAAACAAAAAAGTGATTTTGGTGGATGATGTCCTGGCTACGGGGCGTATGGTGCGAGCAGCCATCGATGCCTTGCAAGCTTTTGGCCGTCCGCAGAAAATAGAATTGCTCTGTTTGATCGACCGCAGTTATAACCGCGACCTGCCCATTCAGCCCGATTATTCGGGTAAACGTGTGAATACGCAAGAGAGCCAGCGTGTGCTTGTAGAATGGACTGAGCAGGGAAACAAGGCGGATAAAATCTGGCTTATTGGGTAA